Proteins encoded within one genomic window of Solibaculum mannosilyticum:
- a CDS encoding Hsp20/alpha crystallin family protein, whose amino-acid sequence MLPSIFGENLFDDMWDDMFDTTSMFGRHNPLYGKHSKNLMKTDVRETDHSYELDVDLPGFKKDEIQINLENGYLTISAAKGLDKDEKDKKGHYIRKERYAGQCSRSFYVGDGMQSKDINAKFEDGILKISMPKAAPKQLPQCNSIPIE is encoded by the coding sequence ATGTTACCTAGCATTTTTGGTGAGAATCTGTTCGACGATATGTGGGACGACATGTTTGATACCACATCGATGTTCGGCCGTCACAATCCTCTGTACGGCAAGCATTCCAAAAACTTGATGAAAACCGATGTCCGCGAAACCGATCACTCTTATGAACTGGATGTGGATCTGCCCGGCTTCAAGAAAGACGAGATTCAAATCAACTTGGAAAACGGTTATCTGACCATCAGCGCCGCTAAGGGTCTGGATAAAGACGAAAAGGACAAAAAAGGTCATTACATCCGTAAAGAACGTTACGCCGGCCAGTGCAGCCGGAGCTTCTATGTGGGCGACGGTATGCAGTCCAAAGACATAAATGCAAAATTCGAAGATGGCATTTTGAAAATCTCCATGCCTAAGGCCGCACCCAAACAGCTGCCTCAGTGCAATTCCATTCCCATTGAATAA
- a CDS encoding TetR/AcrR family transcriptional regulator C-terminal domain-containing protein, with amino-acid sequence MDKREIRQGSIKYRLAEAVKICMKRTPVDRITVQQIVDVCGVTRQTFYRNFQDKYDLINWYFDKLLLESFAHMGSGRTVLEGLERKFEYIKQEQVFFTGAFRSDDHNSLREHDFALILEFYSKQIEQKTGRPPDEETQFLLEMYCRGSIYMTVKWVLGGMPKAPKEMARNLVDAMPEKLTRLFVRLHLLPGEESRTSPS; translated from the coding sequence ATGGATAAACGGGAAATTCGGCAGGGATCCATAAAATATCGCCTTGCAGAGGCCGTCAAGATCTGCATGAAACGCACGCCGGTGGATCGAATCACCGTCCAACAGATTGTGGATGTCTGTGGCGTCACCCGCCAGACCTTTTACCGTAATTTTCAGGATAAGTATGATCTTATCAATTGGTACTTTGACAAGCTGCTTCTGGAATCGTTTGCCCATATGGGAAGCGGCCGGACGGTGTTGGAAGGGTTGGAGCGCAAATTTGAATACATCAAACAGGAACAGGTGTTTTTTACAGGGGCCTTCCGATCGGATGATCACAATTCCCTGAGGGAGCATGATTTCGCCTTGATCCTGGAATTTTATTCAAAACAGATCGAGCAGAAAACCGGACGTCCGCCGGATGAAGAAACACAGTTTCTTCTGGAGATGTACTGCCGTGGGTCCATCTATATGACCGTCAAATGGGTGCTGGGAGGGATGCCGAAGGCTCCAAAAGAGATGGCGCGGAATTTAGTGGATGCCATGCCGGAAAAATTGACGAGATTGTTTGTCCGGCTTCATCTATTGCCGGGGGAGGAATCCCGGACTTCACCATCTTGA
- the fucO gene encoding lactaldehyde reductase: MANRIMLNQTSYHGSGAIEEIANEAKAHGFQKAFVCSDPDLIKFKVASKVTDILDREHLAYQIYSDIKANPTIQNVQHGVQAFKDSGADYIIAIGGGSSMDTAKAIGIIIANPEFEDVRSLEGVAPTKKPCVPIIAVPTTAGTAAEVTINYVITDVEKKRKFVCVDPHDMPIIAVVDPDMMASMPKGLTASTGMDALTHAIEGYTTKAAWEMTDMFHLKAIEIISRSLRGAVANTKEGREGMALGQYVAGMGFSNVGLGIAHSMAHTLGAVYDTPHGVACAMMLPIVMEYNAECTGEKYREIARAMGVEDVENMSQAEYRKAAVEAVKKLSADVGIPAKLEAIREEDLPFLAESAFADACRPGNPKDTNVEDLKELFRKLM; encoded by the coding sequence ATGGCAAACAGGATCATGCTCAACCAGACTTCCTACCACGGTTCCGGCGCGATTGAGGAGATCGCAAACGAAGCCAAAGCCCACGGTTTCCAGAAAGCATTTGTGTGCTCCGACCCGGATCTGATCAAATTCAAAGTCGCCTCCAAGGTGACCGATATCCTGGATAGGGAACATCTTGCTTATCAGATTTATTCCGATATCAAAGCAAATCCCACCATCCAGAATGTCCAGCACGGCGTACAAGCCTTCAAGGACTCTGGAGCCGATTATATCATTGCCATCGGCGGCGGGTCCTCCATGGATACGGCCAAAGCCATCGGCATCATCATCGCCAACCCGGAATTTGAGGATGTGCGCAGTCTGGAGGGCGTAGCTCCCACCAAGAAGCCGTGCGTCCCGATTATCGCCGTCCCCACCACGGCTGGTACGGCTGCTGAAGTCACCATCAACTATGTGATCACTGATGTGGAGAAGAAACGCAAATTCGTCTGTGTCGATCCCCACGATATGCCCATCATCGCGGTTGTGGACCCGGATATGATGGCTTCCATGCCCAAGGGCCTGACCGCCTCCACCGGTATGGACGCTTTGACCCATGCCATCGAAGGCTATACCACCAAAGCTGCATGGGAAATGACCGATATGTTCCACCTCAAGGCCATTGAGATCATCTCCAGATCGCTGCGGGGAGCCGTAGCCAACACAAAAGAGGGCCGCGAGGGCATGGCGCTGGGCCAGTACGTCGCAGGCATGGGTTTCTCCAATGTAGGGTTGGGTATCGCCCATTCCATGGCCCATACTTTGGGGGCGGTCTATGATACCCCTCACGGCGTGGCCTGCGCTATGATGCTGCCCATTGTGATGGAGTATAACGCCGAATGCACCGGCGAAAAATACCGCGAGATTGCCCGTGCGATGGGCGTAGAGGACGTGGAGAACATGTCCCAGGCCGAGTACCGCAAAGCAGCGGTGGAAGCGGTTAAGAAACTGTCGGCTGATGTTGGGATCCCGGCTAAGCTGGAGGCTATCCGGGAAGAGGATCTGCCCTTCTTGGCGGAATCGGCCTTTGCCGATGCATGCCGTCCCGGCAACCCCAAGGATACCAATGTGGAGGACTTGAAAGAATTGTTCCGCAAACTGATGTGA
- a CDS encoding YibE/F family protein, with protein MNRLKIRPPSKASMIVLAGMAVVAVLVVLFQMQNPMDYEIYSSESIHYDKGTVTAVTAQSLEQEPAPSNRLLGTQTVEVKMKNGQYKDQTITIENVLSTTHNIQVKPGQSVIVKVDSPQNAQPYFTIYNYDRTIGIVAIVALFFLLLMVVGRRKGVKSMLGLAFTLFLVVGLLLPMIYQGYSPILSSLLVAVLVTLAAMLLLNGPSKKTLVAILSTGAGLVISAALYGVFTAILHLSGYQMEQVEDLLLVSQNTGLKIGQVLFVGVLISSLGAVMDMTMSIASSLYEMKQVSPGVTKGQLVKSGMAIGRDMIGTMCETLILAFVGTALTTMLVLVSYGIQFDQLLSSDYIAIELLHAVTGSMAVVLSVPATALLSGMFFAKSAGKS; from the coding sequence ATGAACCGTTTAAAAATACGTCCGCCCAGCAAGGCATCGATGATTGTACTGGCAGGTATGGCTGTGGTGGCGGTTTTGGTTGTGCTGTTTCAAATGCAAAATCCTATGGACTATGAAATCTACAGCAGTGAATCCATCCATTACGACAAAGGGACTGTCACGGCTGTAACGGCTCAATCGCTGGAACAGGAACCTGCGCCGTCCAACCGGCTTCTGGGTACCCAGACGGTGGAAGTAAAAATGAAAAACGGCCAATATAAGGATCAGACCATCACCATTGAGAACGTCCTCAGCACCACCCACAATATCCAAGTCAAGCCGGGACAATCGGTGATTGTCAAAGTGGACAGTCCACAGAATGCCCAGCCGTATTTTACCATCTACAACTACGATCGTACTATTGGAATCGTCGCCATTGTAGCCCTTTTCTTCCTGCTACTGATGGTGGTGGGACGGCGCAAAGGCGTCAAAAGTATGCTGGGCCTGGCCTTTACCCTTTTTCTGGTGGTAGGGCTTCTTCTCCCCATGATCTATCAGGGATATTCCCCCATTCTCAGCAGCCTGCTGGTGGCGGTATTGGTGACGCTGGCTGCCATGCTGTTGCTCAACGGGCCTAGTAAGAAGACGCTGGTGGCTATTTTATCCACGGGTGCGGGACTGGTGATATCGGCCGCTCTATACGGCGTATTTACCGCTATTTTACACTTGTCGGGATACCAGATGGAGCAGGTGGAGGATCTTCTTCTTGTATCGCAGAATACAGGGCTCAAAATCGGACAAGTCCTGTTTGTTGGGGTGCTCATATCCTCATTGGGGGCCGTTATGGATATGACCATGTCCATTGCGTCCTCCCTTTACGAGATGAAGCAGGTATCGCCCGGCGTCACAAAAGGACAGCTTGTGAAATCCGGCATGGCGATCGGACGGGATATGATCGGCACTATGTGCGAGACGCTCATCCTGGCCTTCGTCGGGACGGCGCTGACCACCATGCTGGTGTTGGTGTCCTACGGCATCCAGTTTGACCAGCTGCTCAGTTCCGATTACATCGCCATTGAATTGCTTCATGCCGTCACAGGAAGTATGGCGGTGGTATTGTCGGTGCCTGCTACGGCGCTGCTCTCCGGGATGTTTTTTGCAAAATCGGCGGGGAAATCCTGA
- a CDS encoding sugar-binding protein — protein MKLGKTLKRALSCVLAAAMICVSGVMPTGLAAETDNPLIPSAKPQGSTIKVIDHNVYTGMTNFDQRSEGAVQLFEKYMPDSIGLQEANVSWMNALKEGLSDHYDCVGVGRENGTNDENSGEATPIFYLKDKYNLVDSGTFWLSETPDVPSIGWDAMYNRICTWAILENKETGETYAHVNTHFDHVGSTARIKSMRMIIDFLNTLDMPVVCTGDFNVSEGSDVYNLMLSSGFMQDTKNMAEKKVNEGGTMSNFGQNDVSGQLPIDFTFVSKDDFKVSLYQVLDEKSNGTYISDHLGIYSEMTLMAPADTYRAVYGTAQLDGQMDDAYSRAQEVPVNLDSSGDDAAGATGTARTIYDENYIYSFVQVKDSTPNVNVTDPTNSNYGVDGVQFFYDFKNVDGSAWTTDHSGYFITDLTSSGHWTSPDGTPGQDIARWAGGFSGFKGDTSKMDFRGVKTDDGYTMEIRVALPDTIRARYAAGEDNIQIGVGFQINDDQNDDGTRDAMCFDNPSLESAWKGPDYMSNMILAGSPESATDPSVTEKYYYMAVPGTPTVDGYLDDAYLYAPTIAVNKDGNNAVSTNGAATSTSRVLYDDNYIYVFNDIKDAAVNDPSTSQPEDNYTNYGIDNVQLFFDFANTDTPLDMADTYTYSSNDGTQKHESGYMMLYNNEKTPFLTYGFTDYKGDADKLTYKTQRTATGYTVELRLALSDSLKDKLADGQHPKIGIGFQVNDDTNDDGVRNNTTFSSNRLGDAWTSPIYFEDIVLGEMGGRPSENGDPSSLKNGELISTSATEWRYLDNNTDPAAGSDSRTSWTLASFDDSQWKTAKGSFGAKNGQQKDLGDGFYPNTLLNQYINGKDGDDIPAFFFRSTFEIEDLESLVALDGELLYDDAAIVYINGHKVASFYEPDGGFDSNLSYGGSNKSDPLTGTFTVTDKSLLNEGVNTIAVELHQGRASSSDIYFDFVSLKQRGDLDGTAQVKSVSLNVGGDETTRNVTWYSNSTKDGVVQLAEKADMTGDSFPETYQEFTATSQAANDSGFNSFFATVEVQPGKEYVYRVGNQQGWSEIYSFETQDISDGFNFLLAGDPQIGSSGNVGNDTTGWNNTLTQAVKQFPDTSFVLSAGDQVEHASNENEYAGFLSPEILKSLPLATNVGNHDVGSTSYNQHFNMPNVSSSLGVSGQVGGDYWFRYGNTLIMSINSNQLSTAQHVQFMEDVLKEQGDATWKVVTFHHSIYSTASHSTESDIIGRRNELAPEFSRLGIDVVLMGHDHVYTRSYMMDGVTPVVPEDGKPASSVTNPEDGQVLYITANSASGSKYYEILSNQAFPYAAVKEQGHTPSFSNIQVTDSSFTVTTYRSNDLSVIDTFTINKTTDTTAPVITLPEDNEIQVGDTFDAMEGVTATDDVDGDLTDAIQVEGEVDTQVAGSYDLIYRVSDKAGNEATATRTVVVKETVSIEASTDKQNYEVGETITLTVVTGSDVRAIGLRNEIGKGLGLTSIKSSNDGLQKVWTVQFSVGTKGDRTISIRTRTDSGWQDTGISFNIQVGIPPVSQAEPEIYRADIAADSAHVNEKFPVIVETSTSVIDVKVRNELGRAMGVQVVGYYDQGDRRIWTLNMEVGTAGSRLFSFYPVGRDGTMLNASVEDMITIVS, from the coding sequence GTGAAACTAGGAAAGACACTGAAACGTGCGTTGTCATGTGTCCTCGCAGCGGCTATGATCTGTGTCAGCGGCGTGATGCCCACAGGACTGGCGGCCGAGACCGACAACCCCCTCATCCCCTCAGCCAAGCCTCAGGGGAGTACCATCAAAGTCATCGACCACAATGTGTACACCGGGATGACCAACTTCGATCAGCGGTCGGAAGGAGCCGTCCAGCTGTTTGAGAAGTACATGCCCGACTCCATCGGCCTCCAGGAAGCCAACGTCTCCTGGATGAACGCTTTGAAAGAGGGTTTGTCCGACCATTATGATTGCGTCGGCGTAGGCCGTGAAAACGGAACCAACGATGAAAACAGCGGCGAGGCCACCCCTATTTTCTACCTGAAGGATAAATACAATCTGGTGGATTCCGGGACCTTCTGGCTGTCGGAGACCCCGGATGTTCCCTCCATCGGCTGGGATGCCATGTACAACCGCATTTGTACCTGGGCCATCCTGGAAAACAAGGAGACCGGCGAAACCTATGCCCACGTCAATACCCACTTCGATCATGTAGGCAGCACCGCCCGCATTAAAAGCATGCGCATGATCATCGACTTTTTGAACACACTGGATATGCCGGTTGTATGCACCGGCGATTTTAACGTCAGCGAAGGCTCGGACGTCTACAATCTGATGCTGTCCAGCGGTTTCATGCAGGATACCAAAAACATGGCGGAAAAGAAGGTCAATGAAGGCGGAACCATGTCCAACTTCGGCCAAAATGATGTATCCGGACAGCTGCCCATCGATTTCACCTTCGTCTCCAAGGACGATTTCAAAGTGTCCCTTTACCAGGTGCTGGATGAAAAATCCAACGGCACTTACATCTCCGACCATCTGGGAATCTACTCCGAGATGACCCTCATGGCCCCGGCCGATACTTACCGCGCTGTCTATGGCACCGCCCAGCTGGACGGCCAGATGGATGACGCTTACAGCCGTGCCCAGGAAGTGCCCGTCAATCTGGATTCCTCCGGCGATGATGCCGCCGGCGCCACCGGTACCGCCCGTACCATTTACGATGAAAACTACATTTACTCCTTTGTCCAGGTCAAGGATTCCACCCCCAACGTCAATGTCACCGATCCTACAAATTCCAACTATGGTGTGGACGGCGTCCAGTTCTTCTATGACTTCAAGAATGTGGACGGTTCCGCCTGGACGACCGACCACAGCGGATATTTTATCACGGATCTCACCAGCAGCGGCCATTGGACCAGTCCCGACGGGACGCCCGGTCAGGATATCGCCCGTTGGGCCGGCGGCTTCTCCGGATTCAAAGGCGACACCTCCAAGATGGATTTCCGCGGTGTGAAAACCGACGACGGCTATACCATGGAGATCCGCGTGGCATTGCCCGACACCATCCGTGCACGCTATGCCGCCGGCGAGGACAACATCCAGATCGGCGTGGGATTCCAGATCAACGACGATCAGAACGACGACGGCACCCGTGACGCCATGTGTTTTGACAATCCCAGTCTGGAATCGGCCTGGAAAGGCCCCGACTACATGTCCAACATGATCCTGGCCGGCAGCCCGGAATCGGCTACCGATCCCTCTGTCACGGAAAAATACTACTACATGGCGGTACCCGGTACCCCCACCGTGGACGGCTATCTGGACGATGCTTATCTGTATGCCCCCACCATCGCTGTCAACAAGGACGGGAATAATGCCGTCTCCACCAACGGCGCCGCCACCAGCACCTCCCGCGTCCTGTACGACGACAATTATATCTACGTCTTTAACGATATCAAAGACGCAGCCGTCAATGACCCCTCCACCTCCCAGCCCGAGGATAACTACACCAATTACGGCATCGACAATGTCCAGCTGTTCTTCGACTTCGCAAACACCGATACCCCTCTGGATATGGCCGATACCTATACCTACTCCAGCAACGACGGCACCCAAAAGCATGAGAGCGGCTACATGATGCTGTACAACAACGAAAAGACTCCCTTCCTCACCTATGGATTCACCGATTACAAGGGGGATGCCGACAAACTGACCTATAAGACCCAGCGGACTGCCACCGGTTATACCGTAGAGCTTCGTCTGGCTCTCAGCGATTCCCTCAAAGATAAGCTGGCCGATGGACAGCATCCCAAGATCGGCATTGGTTTCCAGGTCAATGACGATACAAACGACGACGGCGTGCGCAATAACACCACCTTCTCCAGCAACCGGCTGGGGGATGCCTGGACCAGCCCCATCTACTTTGAAGACATTGTGTTGGGCGAGATGGGCGGCCGCCCGTCTGAAAACGGCGATCCCAGCTCCCTGAAAAACGGCGAACTGATCTCGACCTCCGCCACCGAATGGCGTTATCTGGACAACAACACCGATCCCGCCGCTGGCAGTGACAGCCGTACCAGCTGGACCCTGGCCTCCTTTGACGACAGCCAGTGGAAGACCGCCAAAGGCAGCTTCGGCGCCAAAAACGGGCAACAGAAGGATTTGGGCGATGGATTTTATCCTAACACCCTCCTCAACCAGTACATCAACGGAAAAGACGGCGATGATATCCCCGCATTCTTCTTCCGGTCCACTTTTGAAATCGAGGATTTGGAATCCCTGGTCGCCTTGGACGGGGAACTGCTCTATGACGATGCCGCCATTGTGTACATCAACGGGCACAAAGTAGCGTCCTTCTATGAACCGGACGGCGGGTTTGATTCCAATCTCTCCTATGGCGGTTCCAATAAGAGCGATCCCCTCACCGGTACGTTCACCGTTACCGATAAGTCCCTGCTCAACGAAGGCGTCAACACCATCGCCGTAGAACTGCATCAAGGCCGCGCCTCCAGTTCCGACATCTACTTCGATTTTGTCTCCCTCAAGCAGCGGGGAGATCTGGACGGCACCGCTCAGGTCAAATCCGTTTCCCTCAACGTCGGCGGTGATGAGACCACCCGTAACGTCACGTGGTACAGCAACTCCACCAAAGACGGGGTTGTCCAGCTGGCTGAAAAAGCCGATATGACCGGCGACAGTTTCCCGGAAACCTATCAGGAATTTACCGCCACCTCTCAGGCGGCCAACGACTCCGGTTTCAACAGCTTCTTTGCCACCGTGGAAGTACAGCCCGGCAAAGAGTACGTCTACCGGGTGGGCAACCAACAAGGATGGTCGGAGATCTACTCCTTTGAGACACAGGATATCAGCGACGGGTTTAACTTCCTGCTGGCCGGCGATCCCCAGATCGGTTCCAGCGGCAACGTAGGCAACGATACCACCGGCTGGAACAACACTCTGACCCAGGCCGTCAAACAGTTCCCGGACACCAGTTTCGTACTCAGCGCCGGCGATCAGGTGGAACACGCTTCCAATGAAAACGAGTATGCCGGTTTCTTAAGCCCTGAGATCCTCAAATCCCTGCCGCTTGCCACCAACGTCGGCAACCACGACGTGGGCAGCACCTCCTATAATCAGCATTTCAACATGCCCAATGTCAGCAGCTCTTTAGGGGTATCCGGCCAGGTGGGCGGCGATTACTGGTTCCGCTACGGCAACACCTTGATCATGTCCATCAACTCCAACCAGCTGAGCACCGCCCAGCACGTCCAATTCATGGAAGATGTCCTGAAAGAACAGGGCGATGCCACATGGAAAGTGGTTACTTTCCATCACTCCATCTACAGCACCGCATCCCACTCCACCGAATCCGACATCATAGGCCGCCGCAACGAACTGGCCCCGGAATTCTCCCGTTTGGGCATCGATGTGGTGCTCATGGGCCACGACCACGTCTACACCCGCAGCTATATGATGGACGGCGTCACCCCGGTAGTGCCGGAGGACGGCAAACCGGCTTCCAGCGTCACCAATCCCGAAGACGGCCAGGTGCTGTACATCACTGCAAACTCAGCTTCCGGCAGCAAATACTATGAGATCCTTTCCAACCAGGCTTTCCCCTATGCCGCTGTGAAGGAACAAGGACATACCCCCTCTTTCAGCAATATCCAGGTCACCGACAGCAGCTTTACCGTCACCACCTACCGCAGCAATGACCTGAGCGTCATCGATACCTTTACCATCAACAAGACCACCGATACCACCGCCCCGGTCATCACCCTGCCGGAGGACAACGAGATCCAGGTGGGCGATACATTCGATGCCATGGAAGGCGTCACCGCTACTGACGATGTGGACGGAGACCTGACCGATGCCATCCAAGTAGAAGGGGAAGTGGATACTCAGGTGGCCGGCAGTTACGATCTTATCTACCGCGTATCCGACAAAGCCGGCAACGAGGCCACCGCTACCCGGACCGTTGTGGTCAAAGAGACTGTTTCCATCGAAGCCAGCACCGATAAACAAAATTATGAGGTTGGAGAGACCATCACCCTGACAGTGGTCACCGGTTCAGATGTACGTGCCATCGGGCTGAGAAATGAGATCGGCAAAGGGCTGGGCCTGACCTCCATCAAATCCTCCAACGATGGCCTGCAGAAGGTTTGGACCGTTCAGTTCTCCGTAGGCACCAAGGGCGACCGCACCATCTCCATCCGTACCCGGACCGATTCCGGCTGGCAGGATACCGGTATCTCCTTCAATATCCAAGTGGGGATCCCTCCGGTATCACAGGCAGAGCCTGAGATCTACCGTGCCGACATCGCTGCCGACAGCGCCCATGTAAATGAAAAATTCCCCGTTATCGTAGAGACCTCCACCTCCGTCATCGATGTAAAAGTCCGCAATGAGCTTGGACGGGCCATGGGCGTCCAAGTGGTAGGATACTACGATCAAGGCGATCGGCGCATCTGGACCCTCAATATGGAGGTAGGCACCGCCGGCTCCCGTTTGTTCTCCTTCTATCC